The following coding sequences lie in one Musa acuminata AAA Group cultivar baxijiao chromosome BXJ3-1, Cavendish_Baxijiao_AAA, whole genome shotgun sequence genomic window:
- the LOC135628685 gene encoding momilactone A synthase-like: MGSASILSSVARRLEGKVALITGGASGIGECTAKLFARHGARVIVADIQDDKGRALCAALGPASYVHCDVTDEADVERAVDTAVALYGKLDVMFNNAGVMDPPVNGFLASDRAAFERVMATNALGAFLGTKHAARVMVPARAGSIVSTASLVSAVGGVASAAYTCSKHAVVGLMRSAAAELGRFGVRANCVSPYGVATPLAMAGMQLTTEEMEAAMEAMGNLKGVRLKAADVAEAVLYLASDESRYVSGLNLTVDGGLSVTKSLQ, from the exons ATGGGAAGCGCTTCCATTCTCTCATCGGTGGCACGAAG GCTTGAAGGCAAAGTGGCGTTGATCACCGGCGGGGCCAGCGGCATCGGCGAGTGCACGGCCAAGCTGTTCGCACGGCACGGCGCCCGAGTCATCGTCGCGGACATCCAGGACGACAAGGGCCGCGCCCTCTGTGCCGCCCTCGGCCCCGCCTCCTACGTCCACTGCGACGTCACAGACGAGGCCGACGTGGAGCGCGCGGTCGACACCGCCGTCGCCCTCTACGGGAAGCTGGACGTCATGTTCAACAACGCGGGCGTCATGGACCCGCCCGTCAACGGCTTCCTCGCCAGCGACAGGGCGGCATTCGAGCGGGTGATGGCCACCAACGCGCTGGGGGCGTTCCTGGGGACGAAGCACGCGGCGCGGGTCATGGTGCCGGCGCGCGCCGGCAGCATCGTGTCGACGGCGAGCCTGGTGTCAGCGGTGGGCGGGGTGGCGTCGGCGGCGTACACGTGCTCGAAGCACGCGGTGGTGGGGCTGATGCGGAGCGCCGCGGCGGAGCTGGGGCGGTTCGGGGTGCGGGCCAATTGCGTGTCGCCGTACGGGGTGGCGACGCCGCTGGCGATGGCGGGGATGCAGTTGACCACGGAGGAGATGGAGGCGGCGATGGAGGCGATGGGCAACCTCAAGGGGGTGAGGCTGAAGGCGGCGGACGTGGCGGAGGCGGTGCTCTACCTGGCCAGCGACGAGTCCAGGTACGTGAGCGGCCTCAACCTGACGGTGGACGGAGGCCTCAGCGTCACCAAATCCCTGCAGTAG